The following DNA comes from Fervidibacillus albus.
CCGGTTCATGATTTGTTTTTTACAAACATGAACTTATGATATATGACATATATCCGACGGAAAAAATGAACATTCGTTTCGGATAAGTGGGGTTCACCCATTTTGTTTTTGCAGGAGGTGACGAAATGGCTAATGAAAAGGACGAAAAAACAATGGAACACACAATGGAAGAGGAAAAAATAGAAAAAAGCATGGAAGAAACTGAAACTTCCGCCGAACAGGAAGAACAAGCATCCGAGCCTGCGGAAGAAAAGGAAGAAAAGGCGACCGAACAGACAACGGAAAACCTCGCCGAACTTGAGGAGCAGATCGATAAATTGAAACAACAATTGAAGGAAAAGGAAGACCGATTACTAAGACTTCAAGCCGATTTTGATAATTACCGAAAACGGATGCGCAATGAAATCGCCAACCTTGAAAAATATCAATCCCAAGCGTTAGCTACCGATTTATTAACGAGTGTGGATAATTTTGAAAGGGCGTTAAATACACAAGTCCAGGCAGAGGAGGCAAAGTCTCTCTTACAAGGAATGGAAATGGTGTATCGGGGGATTTTAGAGGCATTTAAAAACCACGGCATCGAACAGATCGAATCTGTGGGAAAACCGTTTGATCCACATTATCATCATGCCGTTATGCAAGGAAATGATGATAATGTTGAAAAAAACGTTGTCCTTGAAGAATTTCAAAAGGGTTACATAATGAAAGACCGGGTTATTCGTCCGGCGATGGTGAAAGTAAATGAATAATATTTTATTTTTCTTTTTAGGAGGTAAAGACGTATGAGTAAAATCATCGGAATAGATTTAGGAACAACGAACTCTTGTGTTGCGGTTTTAGAAGGGGGAGATGCACAAGTCATCCCAAATCCGGAAGGAAATCGAACGACCCCTTCGGTTGTTGCCTTTAAAAACGGAGAACGGTTAATCGGTGAGGTGGCCAAACGTCAAGCAATTACCAATCCGAATACCGTCATCTCCATTAAACGGCATATGGGGACGGACTATAAAGTAGAAATGGAAGGGAAAAGCTATACACCCCAAGAAATTTCTGCCATTATTTTGCAATACTTAAAATCCTATGCGGAAGAATATTTAGGAGAAACGGTTACGAAAGCTGTCATTACCGTACCTGCCTATTTCAATGACGCCGAACGGCAAGCGACGAAGGATGCGGGAAAAATCGCAGGATTAGAAGTTGAACGAATCATTAACGAACCGACGGCTGCTGCTTTAGCTTATGGGCTAGACAAAACGGAAGAAAACCAAACCGTTCTCGTTTTCGACTTAGGTGGTGGGACCTTCGACGTTTCGATTTTGGAACTAGGCGACGGTGTCTTTGAAGTGCGTGCCACTGCCGGAGACAATCGGTTAGGCGGAGATGATTTCGATCAAGCGATTATGAACTATTTAGTCGCTGAATTTAAAAAGGAAAATGGCATCGACCTTTCCAATGATAAAATGGCGATGCAACGGTTGAAGGATGCGGCAGAGAAAGCGAAAAAGGATTTGTCGGGTGTAACGACAACACAAATTTCTTTACCGTTCATTACCGCTGGTCCACAAGGTCCCCTTCATTTGGAAGTAACGTTGACTCGGGCGAAGTTTGACGAACTAACAGCAGACTTAGTGGAAAGGACGATGGGACCAACCCGTCAAGCGTTAAAAGACGCGGGATTATCGCCAAATGAAATCGATAAAGTGATTCTCGTCGGTGGTTCCACTCGTATTCCAGCTGTTCAAGAAGCGATTAAAAAGGAAATTGGTAAAGAACCCCATAAAGGTGTGAATCCGGATGAAGTTGTGGCAATGGGTGCTGCAATCCAAGGTGGTGTTATTTCTGGAGATGTTAAAGACGTCGTCCTTCTCGATGTTACACCTCTTTCATTAGGAATCGAAACGTTAGGTGGTGTATTCACGAAATTAATCGAACGGAATACGACGATCCCTACTTCGAAATCGCAAGTATTTTCAACGGCGGCAGATAATCAAACGGCCGTAGATATACATGTGCTCCAAGGGGAACGTCCGATGGCTGCGGATAACAAAACATTAGGACGGTTCCAATTAACGGATATTCCGCCAGCTCCCCGCGGTGTACCACAAATCGAAGTGACCTTTGACATCGACAAAAACGGAATCGTTAATGTAAGTGCAAAAGATTTAGGCACAGGAAAACAACAAAAAATTACAATTAAATCGAATACCGGCTTGTCCGATGAAGAAATCGATCGGATGGTTAAAGAGGCGGAGCAAAATGCGGAAGCAGATAAAAAACGGAAGGAAGAGGCCGAACTTCGCAACGAAGCCGATCAACTATTGTTTACGACGGATAAGACGTTAAAAGATTTGGAAGGTAAAGTCGATGAAGGGGAAATAAAAAGGGCGGAAGATGCGAAAAACGAATTGAAAAAAGCAATCGAAAATAACGATTTAGAAGAAATTCGTGCGAAAAAAGATGCCTTGTCCCAAATCATCCAAGATTTAACGGTGAAGTTATATCAACAAACCGCCCAACAACAAGCTCAAGAACAACCTGGCCAAGAACCATCCGGTCAACAGGAAAAGAAAGATGACAACGTGGTAGATGCAGATTTTGAAGAAGTGAAGGATGACAAATAATAGATATTAGGCAATTTCGCTTTAGATGTATACACAGTTTTTCGGTAAGCGAATCGATTCGCGGATTTGAAAACAATGATACGGATATAGAAAAAGTCAAAGTCAGGTTCGCTTGGCTTTGGCTTTTTGTTTGGATGAAATCTGCATCCTGTCAAAGGATTTGATTCACTCAATTACGGAAAATGTAGTTGAATATGAATTGCATAAGACTATGGATTCATGTAGAATTAATCTTACGTAATTGAATCGGGAGTGGAAAAACATGAGTAAACGAGACTATTATGAGGTCCTTGGTGTCAGTAAAGATGCGACAAAAGAGGAGATCAAAAGGGCGTATCGGAAACTATCCAAAAAATATCATCCAGATATTAATAAAGCGCCAGACGCTGATGAAAAATTCAAGGAAATAACGGAGGCGTATGAAGTATTAAGCGATGAACAAAAGCGGGCACAATATGACCAATTCGGTCATGCAGACCCGAACCAAGGATTCGGCGGTTTCGGTCAAGGGGATTTCGGTGGATTTGGCTTTGATGATATTTTCGAAACCTTTTTCGGCGGTGGACGTTCCAGAAGACGAGACCCGAACGCACCGAAACAGGGGGCCGATTTACAATATACGATGAACTTAACCTTTGAGGAAGCAGTGTTCGGAAAGGAAACGGACATCGAAATTCCGCGGGAAGAGGACTGTTCAACTTGTCACGGCACGGGAGCAAAACCGGGTACGAAACCAGAAACCTGTCCGCATTGTCATGGAACAGGGCAAATGAGTACGGAACAATCGACACCCTTTGGACGAATCGTTAACCGAAGAGTTTGTTACCATTGTAACGGAACGGGTAAAATCGTGAAAGAAAAATGTCCAACTTGTCACGGTTCGGGGAAAGTGAAAAAACGGAAAAAAATTCATATTAAAATACCAGCGGGCATCGATGACGGTCAACAATTACGAGTAGCCGGTCAAGGGGAACCGGGTGTTAACGGTGGACCTCCTGGAGATTTATACATCGTCTTTTACGTGAAATCCCATGAATTTTTCCAGCGGGAAGGGGACGATATTTATTGTGAAGTACCGATTACGTTCGTTCAAGCAGCCCTTGGAGACGAAATCGAAGTTCCGACACTGAATGGAAAAGTCAAATTAAAGATTCCTGCAGGTACACAAACGAATACGAAATTCCGATTGCGCGGAAAGGGTGTACAAAATGTTCGCGGAAATGGAGTTGGCGACCAACATATTACGGTAAAGATCGTTACACCTACAAAACTAACGGAAAAACAAAAACAGTTGCTACGAGAATTCGCAGAAATTAGCGGTCAAACGATTGATGAACAAGAAGATTCTTTTTTTGGGAAAATGAAACGAGCGTTTAAAGGAGAATAATCGATTGGAGTTGGACACAGATTGAAATGGTCTGAAATAAGCATCCACACGACGAATGAGGCGGTCGAGCCAATTTTAAACATTTTATACGAAGCCGGTGCAAGCGGTGTGGTCATTGAAGATTCCTTCGAACGGATGAAAGTTCGGGAAAATCAATTCGGTGAAATTTACGAATTGAATCCGGAAGATTATCCTGAAGAGGGGGTAATCATTAAAGCCTATTTACCCGTTAATAGTTTTTTAGGGGAAACGGTCGAAGAAATTAAAACGGCGATTAACAATTTAATCTTATATGATATCGATCTCGGTAAAAATAAAGTTACGATCAGTGAAGTGAATGAAGAAGAATGGGCGACAGCTTGGAAAAAATATTACAACCCCGTGAAAATATCGAAACATTTCACGATTGTCCCGACGTGGGAAGATTATCAACCGGTCGATACCGATGAATGGATTATCGAATTGGATCCAGGAATGGCCTTTGGGACCGGTACTCATCCGACAACTGTAATGAGTATTCAAGCGTTAGAACAAACGGTAAAACCGGGAGATGTCGTTTTCGACGTCGGAACCGGGTCAGGCGTATTGAGCATCGCCGCAGCCTTATTAAAAGCGAAAAAGGTACTTGCCTTCGACTTAGACGAAGTTGCCGTTACAAGTGCAAAACTAAATACGAAACTGAATAAAGTCCACTCTGTCGTCACCGTTAAACAAAACAATTTGCTTGACGGTATTGAGGAAAGGGCGAATGTGATCGTTGCCAACATTTTAGCAGAGATCATTATTCGATTTTGCGATGATGCATATAAAGCTTTAGAAAACGGAGGCTATTTTATCACATCGGGAATTATTAACTTGAAACGAAAAGAAGTGGAAGACGCCTTGCGAAAAGCGAATTTTGTCATCCAAGAAACGTTATTGATGGAAGATTGGGTGACGATTATCGCAAAGAAAAAATAACCCTTTCCAACGTCACCCTTTTTCTTTTTATAAAAAAGATCTGTAGAAGGTGTCGCCATGCAACGGTATTTTTTAGATGAAAATTACGATGGGCCATACATTACGATTACCGGCGATGATT
Coding sequences within:
- the dnaK gene encoding molecular chaperone DnaK; amino-acid sequence: MSKIIGIDLGTTNSCVAVLEGGDAQVIPNPEGNRTTPSVVAFKNGERLIGEVAKRQAITNPNTVISIKRHMGTDYKVEMEGKSYTPQEISAIILQYLKSYAEEYLGETVTKAVITVPAYFNDAERQATKDAGKIAGLEVERIINEPTAAALAYGLDKTEENQTVLVFDLGGGTFDVSILELGDGVFEVRATAGDNRLGGDDFDQAIMNYLVAEFKKENGIDLSNDKMAMQRLKDAAEKAKKDLSGVTTTQISLPFITAGPQGPLHLEVTLTRAKFDELTADLVERTMGPTRQALKDAGLSPNEIDKVILVGGSTRIPAVQEAIKKEIGKEPHKGVNPDEVVAMGAAIQGGVISGDVKDVVLLDVTPLSLGIETLGGVFTKLIERNTTIPTSKSQVFSTAADNQTAVDIHVLQGERPMAADNKTLGRFQLTDIPPAPRGVPQIEVTFDIDKNGIVNVSAKDLGTGKQQKITIKSNTGLSDEEIDRMVKEAEQNAEADKKRKEEAELRNEADQLLFTTDKTLKDLEGKVDEGEIKRAEDAKNELKKAIENNDLEEIRAKKDALSQIIQDLTVKLYQQTAQQQAQEQPGQEPSGQQEKKDDNVVDADFEEVKDDK
- the dnaJ gene encoding molecular chaperone DnaJ — its product is MSKRDYYEVLGVSKDATKEEIKRAYRKLSKKYHPDINKAPDADEKFKEITEAYEVLSDEQKRAQYDQFGHADPNQGFGGFGQGDFGGFGFDDIFETFFGGGRSRRRDPNAPKQGADLQYTMNLTFEEAVFGKETDIEIPREEDCSTCHGTGAKPGTKPETCPHCHGTGQMSTEQSTPFGRIVNRRVCYHCNGTGKIVKEKCPTCHGSGKVKKRKKIHIKIPAGIDDGQQLRVAGQGEPGVNGGPPGDLYIVFYVKSHEFFQREGDDIYCEVPITFVQAALGDEIEVPTLNGKVKLKIPAGTQTNTKFRLRGKGVQNVRGNGVGDQHITVKIVTPTKLTEKQKQLLREFAEISGQTIDEQEDSFFGKMKRAFKGE
- the grpE gene encoding nucleotide exchange factor GrpE; translation: MANEKDEKTMEHTMEEEKIEKSMEETETSAEQEEQASEPAEEKEEKATEQTTENLAELEEQIDKLKQQLKEKEDRLLRLQADFDNYRKRMRNEIANLEKYQSQALATDLLTSVDNFERALNTQVQAEEAKSLLQGMEMVYRGILEAFKNHGIEQIESVGKPFDPHYHHAVMQGNDDNVEKNVVLEEFQKGYIMKDRVIRPAMVKVNE
- the prmA gene encoding 50S ribosomal protein L11 methyltransferase; its protein translation is MKWSEISIHTTNEAVEPILNILYEAGASGVVIEDSFERMKVRENQFGEIYELNPEDYPEEGVIIKAYLPVNSFLGETVEEIKTAINNLILYDIDLGKNKVTISEVNEEEWATAWKKYYNPVKISKHFTIVPTWEDYQPVDTDEWIIELDPGMAFGTGTHPTTVMSIQALEQTVKPGDVVFDVGTGSGVLSIAAALLKAKKVLAFDLDEVAVTSAKLNTKLNKVHSVVTVKQNNLLDGIEERANVIVANILAEIIIRFCDDAYKALENGGYFITSGIINLKRKEVEDALRKANFVIQETLLMEDWVTIIAKKK